A genomic region of Prochlorococcus marinus XMU1405 contains the following coding sequences:
- a CDS encoding shikimate dehydrogenase, with translation MISSKTSFIALIGNPVSHSLSPIMQNAAFQYLGLDLIYIAIPCKDEDLELVLNSLKKINCKGLNITIPHKEKVFNLCSEISPIASKLKAINTLKLNSENEWSATNTDLEGFIYPLKNLNLAKKKSIVLGSGGAAKSVIQGLINLNLSKISVIARNKSSLDELIKKFENQIELQGFLSNDNQAQNSIEEADLVVNTTPVGMKTANNESNVLPYGDYFWRSLNSKTIVYDLIYNPAPTHLLKFSANKGCMTIDGLQMLVAQGLKSLSFWTNGLEVPFHIMNDALKNHL, from the coding sequence ATGATTTCAAGTAAGACATCTTTTATAGCATTAATCGGCAATCCAGTAAGCCACTCATTGTCACCGATTATGCAAAATGCTGCATTCCAATATTTAGGCCTAGATTTAATTTATATTGCTATACCTTGCAAAGATGAAGATCTAGAATTGGTTCTGAATTCTTTGAAAAAAATTAATTGCAAGGGTTTAAATATTACAATTCCCCATAAAGAAAAAGTATTTAACCTATGTAGTGAAATTTCGCCTATTGCAAGCAAACTGAAAGCCATTAATACCCTGAAATTAAATTCTGAAAATGAATGGAGCGCTACTAATACTGATTTAGAAGGATTTATTTATCCATTAAAAAATTTAAACTTAGCAAAGAAAAAATCAATAGTTCTTGGCTCTGGGGGTGCAGCAAAATCTGTTATTCAAGGTTTAATAAATTTAAATCTTTCAAAAATTTCAGTAATAGCACGTAACAAATCATCACTAGATGAATTAATAAAAAAATTTGAAAATCAAATTGAACTTCAGGGCTTCTTAAGTAACGATAATCAAGCTCAAAATTCAATTGAAGAAGCAGATTTGGTTGTAAATACAACGCCAGTAGGAATGAAAACAGCTAATAATGAGTCGAATGTATTGCCATATGGAGATTATTTTTGGAGATCTCTTAACTCAAAAACTATTGTTTATGATTTAATCTATAATCCTGCTCCGACTCATCTATTAAAATTCAGCGCCAATAAAGGATGCATGACTATCGATGGTTTGCAAATGCTTGTTGCTCAGGGATTGAAATCATTATCATTTTGGACAAATGGCTTAGAAGTACCTTTTCATATTATGAACGATGCACTCAAAAATCATCTTTAA
- a CDS encoding argininosuccinate synthase codes for MKQTKKVVLAYSGGVDTSVCIPYLKNEYGISEVVTFVADLGQGEDLELIRQKALNSGASQSIVGNLIDSFVERFAFPAIRANALYLDKYPLSTALARPLIAENLVNIAREINADAVAHGCTGKGNDQVRFDLAINALGPDLKIITPAREWNMSREEAILYGEKFGIPAPVSKKSPYSIDVNLLGRSIEAGLLEDPMQEPPEDIFAITSSINNSPDFHQDIEIVFKNGFPVAINDEFLTPVEIIQKANNLAGEHGFGRIDMIEDRVVGIKSREIYETPGLLLLIKAHRELESITLNPNVIDFKGIVEKKWGQLVYQGFWFGPLKDSLDAFISSTQTSVNGRVKIRLHKGNAIIIGRMSENNSLYREDLATYSRDDGFKHSLAEGFIYMWGMSNKIWAELNSKSSD; via the coding sequence GAATGAATATGGGATTTCAGAAGTTGTTACTTTTGTGGCAGATCTTGGACAAGGCGAAGATTTAGAACTTATTAGGCAAAAAGCTTTAAATTCTGGTGCATCCCAATCAATCGTTGGCAATTTAATTGATAGTTTTGTCGAGAGATTTGCTTTTCCAGCTATTAGAGCAAACGCATTATATTTAGATAAATATCCTCTATCTACAGCTCTTGCAAGACCTTTAATTGCTGAAAATCTAGTAAATATTGCACGAGAGATTAATGCTGATGCAGTGGCTCATGGATGTACTGGTAAAGGGAATGATCAAGTTCGATTTGATTTAGCAATAAATGCTTTGGGACCTGATTTGAAAATAATTACTCCTGCAAGGGAGTGGAATATGAGTAGGGAAGAGGCAATATTGTATGGAGAAAAATTTGGTATTCCTGCACCAGTATCAAAAAAATCACCATATTCAATTGATGTGAACTTGCTTGGTAGGAGTATTGAAGCGGGTCTATTAGAAGACCCAATGCAAGAACCACCTGAAGATATATTTGCCATTACATCATCAATTAATAATTCACCTGATTTCCATCAAGATATAGAAATTGTTTTTAAAAATGGGTTTCCAGTTGCAATTAATGATGAATTTTTAACTCCAGTTGAGATTATTCAAAAAGCTAATAATCTTGCAGGTGAACATGGTTTTGGAAGAATAGATATGATTGAAGATAGAGTAGTAGGAATCAAAAGTAGAGAGATTTATGAAACACCTGGACTCTTACTTTTAATCAAAGCTCACAGAGAGTTAGAAAGTATTACATTAAACCCCAATGTTATAGATTTTAAAGGGATAGTGGAAAAAAAATGGGGCCAATTGGTTTATCAAGGTTTTTGGTTTGGACCTCTTAAAGATAGTTTAGATGCTTTTATTTCATCAACTCAAACCTCAGTTAATGGAAGAGTAAAGATTAGACTTCATAAGGGAAACGCCATAATAATTGGAAGAATGTCTGAAAATAATTCACTTTACAGAGAGGATTTGGCAACTTATAGTCGTGATGATGGCTTTAAACATTCTTTAGCAGAGGGTTTTATTTATATGTGGGGTATGTCTAATAAAATTTGGGCCGAGTTAAATTCAAAGTCAAGTGATTAA
- the rpsF gene encoding 30S ribosomal protein S6 — protein sequence MNDQQFYYETMYILRPDIAEDEVTKHIDKYNKLLEEFGGTILDSQMRGKRRLAYQIAKHREGIYVQLSHQGDGQHIFKIEKAMRLSEDVIRYMTVKQEGPLPTPRPSTKSSTKADDKENPETKIESKEEQSKVSADTSTSGKDNIETKENE from the coding sequence ATGAACGATCAACAATTTTATTACGAAACCATGTATATCCTCCGCCCAGATATTGCGGAAGATGAAGTAACTAAACACATTGATAAATACAATAAGCTTTTAGAAGAATTTGGCGGTACCATCCTCGATAGTCAAATGAGGGGTAAAAGAAGATTAGCCTATCAAATAGCAAAACATAGAGAAGGTATTTACGTCCAACTAAGTCATCAAGGAGATGGACAACATATTTTCAAAATCGAAAAAGCAATGAGACTAAGTGAAGATGTTATTAGATACATGACCGTTAAACAAGAAGGGCCCTTGCCAACTCCAAGACCTTCTACGAAGAGTTCAACTAAAGCAGATGATAAAGAAAATCCAGAAACTAAAATTGAATCTAAGGAAGAACAATCAAAAGTAAGCGCAGATACTTCAACTTCGGGAAAAGATAATATTGAAACTAAAGAAAATGAATAA